A window of Cynocephalus volans isolate mCynVol1 chromosome 3, mCynVol1.pri, whole genome shotgun sequence genomic DNA:
cCTAGTTCTTTGAGCATATCTATGCTATATTCTTATCAGGatatatttaaattgtttgaGGGCATATATACCCCTCCACTAAGCTGAGCTAATTGAGAGCAGTgctgtgttttattcatcttgTAGTACCTAGCACTAGCTAACTCAAATTCTTGATCAAGTAAACGTACAAAGCTGGTCATCATGTACAGACTATGCCTTGAATTTGTGAAATCTAGTATTTTTCATTCAAAGAATTACCTATTGCTTGCTATAGAGTAATAGCAagcaataccaaggtcaagggtttggttccccataccggccagatgccaaaaaataaataaataaatcctccAGATACTTTTGCTCTTAGAATCTGCATACTTCTCATGTCTTGGCCCACAGAAAAGAATCCTGGCTAAAAGATTAAAGCCTGGTCTCCCAGCTGACCCAGGGTGAGCTGTGTCACCTAACCCTAACTCATTTAACTTTCCTGGTCATCAGattgctcatttgtaaaatgcagaTCACTAAGGCCCTTTCCATTGTGAGCTAAGCCGTATATAGGAGGGGTTCATACTCTTCTTCAAGTGGCACTTGAAGATTGTTTCCCTGTTTGAAAACAAAGGGGTGGGGGCCGGCGTACGGTGCTGATCCCGGGTTCCGATCCCTATATAGACATGGCCATTTAGctgactggctgagcgtggtgctgacaccaccaagctaagggttaagatccccttaccggtccaaaaaaaaatgggtaagagGGACAGTGATATATAAGAAACTGAACACATCAAGTTTTACTATTGTTTTAATtagcaaaaaaatgaaatcaaaatatgcACAGTCATGTTTCACTTAACAGATGCAAGCGctaaatatgaatttcatatgACAAAATGTTTTATCCATTATAACAAAATTCcaataatgttaataatagttCTAAAATTTTTCCCCAAATTCTAAGCAGAGTATGCAAATTGGAAGTTACTTTTGAACATGCATAACCATCTTATTATTCAGCTTTATGTGCAGAAAAGATTGAAGAGTTTAGATTTGACCAAGATGCTGATGCTGGACAAGAGAATTCTTTCCTCTCCACCTCTAAGTTGCCAGTCCTCTTAGCACTAACTGCCCAAACACCCCAAACATGGAGACAGCTCCCAAACTATAATTAAAAACATCATGAGACTGGCCACGGTGAGACCATCGTGCCTGTTAAACGCcgaggtcacgggtttggatacCCTCAGGAGtcgccaaaaaaaacccaaacaaaaaaaaaacaagaatggtAAAGATCATGAAGCGTGTGTTAACATCATTATTACTTCCTTTATTTTATCCCTAAGGCATAGAAATATatcattattcaaaatatatatctggAATTAGTCCAGACCAAATGAGACATTttcaaacctgaaaaaaaaaaaaaaaaaaaaggttagcaaatgcatttattttgtttggaTTACAAATCTCAACATCTAACTTCCACTGCACTGCATAGATCACCTTTTTAAGAGAAGTAACTGCAGACAACTCTCCAAACCCATTATAAAGAGCTTATCTCATTAGTTTATCCCATTGGTGCTCCCAAAACACTAGAGGAAAGAACGCTGGTATTCAGGGCCGGTCCTGCCTCTACcatttagtagctgtgtgactgcGCAGATCATTCAATCTTTCTGATACTCATTCAAATCAATTTACCTGTCCTACAATGTAACAGAAGATTTGAATGGATTTTCAGCATTGCGGTACCTTGGGCAGTAGAATTTCatcaaaaagttgtgttttttatctctGGACTCCAACTAAAGGTGCAAAGAAGTCCAAACTTCTCCCTTTTTCCTTGTCGATACATCTATTATAGTAACTTTACCTCGAGTTATAACAATCTGACTCTATTTCTCTCCCCTAGTGGACTGGAAGCCTGTAGAAGGCAATCACAGTGCCCACACACTGAGGCTGAACAAGAGAGTGAAGGAATCGATGTCTGCAGAAGTGtcactcctctcttctagctaaagAATAAAGCAACACTATGCAAAGAAAGAGTGGTTCATTTTTGAAGGCCTTCTTCTCAGCAGAGATGCCCAATGTGGAAACAGCAGGAGAAAGACCAAACCCTTGCAGGTGGTGTGGGTGACCGGCTGCCTTCACATCCCAGCACACCACACtgccagctcctctgccctcctttAGAGGGTCAGTGATGCTGGCAGAGCCACACCTAGGGCCACACGCCTTCTTCATCCACTCCACAAGAGAATGGAATGTAAGTCATAGGATCTTTTTGCCTTGCTGAAATGCTACCTTGATTAACATCCCCTAAACAGTGAGGATTATGATGTTAGAGCTGTTTATAAGTAGTCCCCAGGATAgtgaaacaaaaaaagtgaaagaaaaaacattttcgTAAGGTCAGAAACCCACCTCCCTGATGCTGGTTAGTTGTCTCgatctatgaaaaagaaaatggagaaagaaacagaaaaacattaagttttacttttaaaacactACGTACTAACAAATGTCTAAAACTGTTACAAATAAGGCTGGCAGAATAGGCTGCTCTTCCTAACGATGAATACCTTGTTTAGAACTACCCAGTAGGGGCTAGCCGGTTGGCTCAATTGGTTatagtgtgttgctgataacaccaaggtcaagggttcagatccccatactagccagctgccaaaaaaataaataaataaaatataactaccCAGTACCTAACCCTGCCTAATAGCCTCAGATCCCAACCCAGCCAGAGAGTACTAGAGGAGTCCAGGACCATAGGGTGCCGGAACAGCAGGCCTTACAGACAAAGGCCTATGCCTCGGGATGCTCATTGGTGCTAAGTACACATGAGGCTGCCAGGAAAACCAGAGGAAGCTAGCAGGTAAGAAGCATTGGGAGGGCGTGTGCATTCGTGcaagtgctgctgctgcttcctgctCTCAACGGCAGGGAAACTACTGGTTCGGGGACCATGCTGTACAGAGACCTCTCAGCAGGTGCCATTCATCAGAGCTTTAAGAACATTCCCTAACAATCCCAGTATACAGATTTTCTTATATAAAAGCAACTTTATGCTGTGACTCTACTCATATACAACCTTTGGCAGCTAAGGaggaaaaaacttaaaaacttacCCCATTTAACTGTCTTGGGATCCAAAAGAGTTTCATGTTTCACACGGCAGGCGTACTCATCTTTTTCATTGGGGGTGAAATCAGTGTGGACCAGAAGATAGAAAGACCAGTCCTTGCTGAAAGACAGATCTGACTGCtccactttttctattttcactcCATTCTTCAACAAATCAATCTGAATCTGGGGTGGATGAAATCCAGACACATAGCAGTTGAGGAAATTTGGCTTCCCATTTTCTGCTGGGTGACGTGAGTAAACTTGGATCTTCGGAGAACCTGAGGAACATCAgggaaagacaaatgaaaattgccagagtatttcacttattttttgtaGCAGATTTCCAGCAGTTTTCTTCTGTCACTGAAGATtgtgctgaatttttaaaaacctgtctcTGGAGGCTCTCAAGAACCTTCGACATCTTCTCAGCACCCAGATTTGACTCCAACCTACTTTTCAAACTTCATTTCTCACATTGCACATCCTCCATAGAAACCACATCAAATTACTCATGATACTGTACCATGCTTCAGCcccttcaatattttttcttatgtttattctcttctttctggTTCCTGCTCCTGCTTAAATCTACACCATCTGACTTCCTAATATGAATTCAGTGGCtaatacagtgcctgacacacaagAATTGCTCTATAAGTGGCAGATGTTATTATTACCTCCTTGCTTAGGTTCCTATGTGGGTCAACCCAAGGTTATGTTCCCACCAAACAGAACCCCTTTATTCCTGCCCAGAGTTTAAATGCCAAATCTCTATTTGATTTCATACCTGATTTTGTGagctagaaaacaaagaaagaaacaaaacctaAATGCCTACAGGAGCTGGAAAATACCTTAATGATTGGGTCAGGCTGTATCAAATAAAATAGGGAGAGGTGAGGTCTGTAGCAAATAGGAAAGAACATACTCTCTATTATGACTGAATGGAATAATGTATGTGAGAGtgggatttgcatttttaattagcACCCTCACGTAATTGCTGTAACTAGCCAGGGTGGGAATACATTGCCTAATGCTACAGAACAGTGGTTTCCAAAGTGGGTGGCATGACTAGACCATCAACAGGGAAgtggaaagaaaatattataaactctATTTCTGTATTTCCCATCCAGAATGAAAGCAAATGTTACTGCTACTAAATATACAGACTGACACTAATACATACgtataatttgttctttttttaatttttaatttttattttttgggcagTTTGCCAGTATGGTGTAATTTGCTTTTAAACACATATATGCAGTGTACATGAGCACTAAAGGGCAGCTACTACTCCATGCTGTGGCttgattgaattgtgtttcccaaagtccacatattagaagcttaatccccattgtaactgttgagggtaagaaatcctattatcgtaattgaaaggtggggccttgagggggtgattagattgtgagaaccatgccatagtgaacaggttgataatgatggtcagggacatggttctgagtgccttaaaaggagagcatgtgagagtctctctctctgcttctgccatcttgcaatgtaagatgataccctgtgtcactgaagccaccattaaggaagtccctcaccagatgtgttccctagacgatagacttcccagccactgaaaccataagcaataaatttagttttcctacaaatcacccagttccaggtattttgttataagcaacagaaacggacaaaTAAACTCCATGTcagggaggtggtggggagggagaaggagtatCAGGCTACCCTAACCAGATGTATCTGTCTAGAAACGCCCTATCATTAAAGGCAAGGTCACCAGCCCCACCAAGAGCTGGACTTCCCATTGaagccctgattttttttttcataaagttaaaagtgaaaataaaccaGCGAGCTCATTGCATTTGAGCTTCTAATAAGAACATAATAAATGCCAcaggataacaccaaggtcaccagtaccagctagccaccaaattaattaattaatagcaCAGAAGTCAGAGCATAGGTTCATCCTCCCTGGAATTCTCTCTTTGAGGGAGGCAGGCGAGATTTTGCAAGAATATCACCATAATCTTTTCTAAAAGAAAGATAAGTATCAGACAGGCTGGGTTTAAGTCTGGGCTCAGCCACTTActggctctgtgactttgggagaCTTATTTAAGGTTTGGAAGAGTTATGAAGCTtaactgaaaaattaatttatgcCCACAGTAAAACAatacaggggctggccagttagctcagttggttagagcctggtgctggtaacaccaaggtccagagtcaACCCCTGTACAGGTTGCTCACACGGATAAAGGGGGAAATAGATCCCCAGAGGCAATCGCTATTGCACGCTTCTTGTGTATCTTTGGCATGTGTTActttggaaattttcaaaataagatttttttaaatgtcaaattgttatttttaaaattgacatcTATCATCATCAGCAAATAACAATAACGATGATAAATACATTATCTTtactttgtaaataaattgtATTCAAATTAAATACCATTTTCTCATGATCAAAACACTGCTTCACAGGGGTTTTGTGAGGGGAATAGATGAGAGGGCCTAGTATATTGCTGGCTATTTAGAAAGCTCTCAAGATCTTTGGCCTCCTCTATAGTATTGGAAACCATCTTGGATTACCCTTATCGCTGGTTTTACAACTTCCCTGACTTTGACAAATCATCacattttcaaaactgaaagTAGAGGCTCCATACATCTTGGAAAGAACCAGGCAAGATGCCAGAGAAGCCCTGTGAAGGAAAGGCAACAGGGGCCCAGGGCCGCCCAGCTTGCTCGGGAGAACTTCACCTGGGAAAGTAAGGAAGTGTGTTTCTGAAAAAATGCACCGATTACAGTCAAAAGGCCTACTCTCTTGCAAAAGGCCCGGGTCGGGCTCGATTTCAATCCCGATTGTCTGCCATTTATCCCGTGTATGATTAAGTTACTTAATATctcggtgcctcagtttcctcatctgtgatatGTGATTAATAACTATAATCTTTACTTTCTAGGCACATTTTCAGAATTAAATGACATAAAGCACGTGAAGTCCTCAGCATACCGTAAGCAGTCAGTAACGGGTCCCtcttatgattattattaagAGCGACTTGTAATGGGAACAAGCGGGTTAATGGGGCGCGGGCGCTCTGTCACACTGCGAAGCATTCTACAAACTCCGCGTGCTGTTCCCTCGCCACGGTTTGGTTCCACATAGATCGGGCGGTGCCGAGGGGCAGGCGAAACTGGCAGGGGCCCAGGCGAAGTCCGCAGCCCTCCCGGTCCCAGGAAAGGAGAGTTGTCACGGACTGACAGCCCGGGCTGTGTCTCCCCAAAACCCCAGACATGTCTCCACTCATTCACAGCCCTCGACTCCGCGCCTTTGGGTTGAGCCTGCCCGCTCTCCCCTCCCGCTGCGCTCCGGGAGCCCGAGGCCCCGCGAAAGAGCGGAAGAGAAACCCTCCCCCACTTCGGCCGCCCCGCAGCTCAACACCCCGAAAGTTTGCCCCGACCCACCCTGCGCCAGAAGACCAGAGATCTACCCCGCTCCCCGCGGAAAGGAGCAAGAAGCGTGCGTCCCAAGTCTGCACACCCTCCTCATTCCCCGGCCACTCCGCTGCTTCCCCAGAGACCCAGCCCTTGGCCAGTCTAGTCGCCGGGAAGGAGAACTTGGGGGAGGGGTCACAGAGTTGGAGAGAGCCGAGAGGGGGCtgactggttaactcagttgggtAGAGCGCGGAAAGTCAAAGGTTCGGGTCCCTGTCCCCGCCAGCAGCCCCCCAAAAAGAGCGCCCAGAGGGCCAAAGAATGTTGGGGGCGGGCGAGGAAGGGCTAGCAGCGGAGGGGACACTCACGCGGCTCACAGTCCAGGCCCGGCAGGGAGAGTAGCGCGAGCACAGTCAAGACCACGTAGCGCGACATCGCTACTCCACAGCGGAGTCCAACGCAGTACTGCCCTCCGGCCCCCGCGCGCCTACTTATATTCCGAGCGCCACCGCCAATCAGGACCCGGCCCGCGGGAGCCGTCACCCGTCTCCTAGCGCGCAGCGGCTGGCCAGGTTAGACAGAGGGACTTTCccgttttcagtttcattttctatAAAGTCGCGTGATGCTTAGGAAGCATGTGCTGGACTGGGTGAGCTCC
This region includes:
- the B2M gene encoding beta-2-microglobulin, yielding MSRYVVLTVLALLSLPGLDCEPRSPKIQVYSRHPAENGKPNFLNCYVSGFHPPQIQIDLLKNGVKIEKVEQSDLSFSKDWSFYLLVHTDFTPNEKDEYACRVKHETLLDPKTVKWDRDN